Genomic segment of Deinococcus planocerae:
AGTCGACGTGGGAGTAGTGGCGGGTGGGGGTGTTGTACTCGACGTGGGCGGTGTTGATGGTGATGCCGCGGGCCTTTTCTTCGGGGGCCTTGTCGATCTGGTCGTAGGCCAGCTTCTCGACCGTCGGGTCCGCCGCTGCCGCCGTGAAGGTGATCGCCGCGGTCAGCGTGGTCTTGCCGTGGTCGACGTGCCCGATGGTCCCCACGTTCACGTGGGGCTTCGTCCGCTCAAACGTTCCTTTTGCCATACTCGAATCCTCCTGAAAGCTGATGTCCCGGCTGCGGGACGGGCCTGAACAGCATACAAGGCTGGGCGGGTCCGACTGTGCGACTCAGACGATGCCCCCGGGCTTTCCCAGTGGACCACGCCCCCAGGGGCCTAAGGAAAAACGTGGCCTGCCGGGGAAGCGGGCCACGTTCTGGGCTGGAGCTCTTGGTCGGGATTGAACCGACGACCTCTCCCTTACCAAGGGAGTGCTCTACCACTGAGCTACAAGAGCGGGAAAAGCGGGAAACGAGACTCGAACTCGCGACATTCAGCTTGGGAAGCTGACGCTCTACCAACTGAGCTATTCCCGCGTGTGGTGGGCAGGGGCGGATTCGAACCGCCGTACACGTACGTGAACAGATTTACAGTCTGTCGCCTTTAACCACTCGGCCACCTACCCGAATTGTCCTTCGCCCGGATGCGTGGAGCCCAGATCCCGGAAGCAGTGTGGAGCCACTCAGGAGAATCGAACTCCCAACCTTCCGATTACAAGTCGGGTGCTCTACCAGTTGAGCTAGAGTGGCACCCTTCCTGACGCCGGAACACGCGGAGCAGGTCCCTGAGCACGGAAGCGGCACGCCTGAGCGCGCACTTCCGGCTGTGGATAGTAGCATCGGCCCCCGGGGGTGTCAACACGAGCCCGGCCAGGAGGCGGAGGGGCGCCCCACGCCAGGATTAACGTTTGCCCTGCCTGACCAGGGCCTCGACTCCGCCATTGCGCGCATTCGCGGGTCTGTCAGGCGGCGTAGACTGGCGGTCTTTCGGGCCCTTTCGTGGCCCTGGACCGTGTGGCTTTCCCTGCCCGCCGCCTGCCCCCCCGTCCCCCTCGCTGAGGTGAAGTCTTGGACAGTCTCCGAACCCTCTGGCCGTACCTGCGGCTCCACACGCGGCAGTACGTGATCGGACTGCTCGCCGTGATCGTCGCCAACGCCGTGAACCTCCTGCCTTACTACTTCATCCGCCTGACCATCGACGGCCTGACGGGCGCGACGGACGCCAGTCCCGGCACGGCGGGGGTGACGCTCGGGCAGGTCGGGCTTTACGCGCTCGGCATCGTGCTCGCGGCGGCCACCGCCGGGGCGCTGATGCTCGTCATGCGGCGGCAGATCGTGGTCGCCTCACGGCAGACGGAGTACGAGATTCGCCGGGACATCTACGGGAACCTCCAGACCCTCGACAAGGCGTATTACGACCGGGCGCGCACGGGCGACCTGATGAATCGCTTGACCGGGGACCTCAGCGCCGTGCGCGAGATGCTGGGCTTCGGCGCGTGGCAGATCGTGAATATCGTCTCGGGCTTCGCCACCGCCTTCGCCGTGATGTTCGGCCTGAGCTGGCAGCTCACCTTGATCGTCCTGGCCGTGCTGCCGGTCATCGTGGGCATCCTCTTTTACCTCGCCCGGCAGATCAACAAACGCCACACCCTCGTGCAGGAGCAGAACAGCCTGATCGCTGCCAAGGCGCAGGAGAACTTCAGCGGCGCGCGCGTCGTGAAGGGCTACGCCATCGAGGACCGCGAGGTCGCCGACTACCGGGCGATGAACCTCGAACTCCTGCGGCGCAACATCTCCCTGGCGAAGGTGGACGGCCCCCTGCGCGCCTTCATGAGCCTGCTGATCGGCTTCGCCTTCGCGCTGATCCTGCTCGTCGGCGGGCGGCTGATCCTGAGTCCGGCGGAGGGCGGGAGCTTTACGGTCGGCATGTTCGTGCAGTTCGTGGGCACGCTGGAGCGGCTGACGTGGCCCATGCTGATGGTGGGGTGGATCACCGGCGTGACCCAGCGCGGGCTGGCCTCCTGGCTGCGGCTGCGTGAACTGTTGGAAGCCCGGCCCAAGGTGTACGACGAGCGGGGCCGCACCGAGACGGGCATCCGCACCCTGCGCGGCGACGTGGGCTTCGAGAACGTGTCGCTGCGCTACGGCGACCGCACGGTCCTCGACCGGGTGAACCTGCACATCCCCGCCGGGACCTTCGTGGGGATCACCGGGCCAACCGGAAGCGGCAAGACGGTCCTCGCGGGGCTGATCACCCGCAGCATGGACCCCGCGGACGGGGTGGTGCGCCTCGACGGGCACGACGTGCGGACGATTCCGCTGCGCACCCTGCGCGAGAACATCGCGGTCGTGCCGCAAGAACCCTTCCTCTTCAGCGACACCATCGCCAACAACATCGGCTTCGGGCTGGAGGGACGTGACCTGCCGGCCATCCCGACCGGCGTGAGCGTGGTGACGACCCCGCCGCCCCCCGAACTGCCCCAGCAGCCCGACCTGGACCGGGTGCGGGAGGCGGCGCGGCTCGCCGGTCTGGCCGGGGACGTGGAGGGCTTCCCGCAGGGGTACGACACGATGCTCGGCGAGCGCGGCGTGACCCTCAGCGGCGGGCAGCGCCAGCGCACGGCTATCGCCCGCGCCATCGTGCGCGAGCCCCGCATCCTGATCCTCGACGACAGCCTCTCGGCGGTGGACACCGAGACCGAGCGGCGCATCCTCGACGGGCTGCGGGAGGTCAGCCGGGGGCGCACCGTCCTCCTGATCGGGCACCGGGTGAGCACCCTGCGGCACGCGGACCAGATCGTGGTGCTCGACGAGGGCCGGGTCGTCGAGCAGGGCACGCACGACGACCTCCTCGCCCGGGGCGGCCACTACGCCGAACTCGAACGCCTCCAGCGCCTCGCCTCCGACCTCGACGCCGAAGACCAACCTATCCGTGACCCGGAGGTGGCCGCCGCCGACCTCGAACGCCAGCCGCAGGAGGCCGTGAAGTGACCCAGCCCGACACCCTCGACGTGACCCAGAAGGGCTTCGACGCGCGGCTCACCCGCCGCATCTTCGTGTACCTGAGGCCCTACGTGGGGCTGGTGGTCCTCGGCGTCGTGCTCGCCCTCCTGATCGCCGTCGCGCAGCCCCTCTTCGGCCTGATCCAGCGCCACGCCATCGACGCCTACCTGCTGCCCTTCGAGCGGGACCGCACCGTCAACGCGGACGCGCTCTACCGGGGCCTCACGCTCGCCGCCCTGGGGTACATGGCCCTCAAGGTGGTGGAGTTCGTCCTCCAGTACGGCTTCACGCTCGCCATCGGGTATCTCGGGCAGAACGTGCTGCGCGACATCCGGGCGGACGTGTTCGGCAAGCTCCAGCGGCTGCACCTCGCCTACTTCGACCAGAATCCGGTCGGGCGGCTGATCACCCGCGTGACGAGCGACGTGGACGCGATCAACCAGTTCATCACGGGCGGGCTCGTCAGCCTGATCCAGAGTGCCTTCCTGATCACGGCGTACGTGGTGATCATGCTGCGGGTGAACTGGCAGCTCGCGCTGATCTCCTTCGCGGTGCTGCCGGTGCTGTACTTCGCCACCAACTTCTTCCGCACCCGGCTGCGCGACGCCTTCCGTGCCACCCGCGCCCAGCAGGCCTTCGTGAACACCCGCCTGAATGAGAACATTACCGGGATGCTGACGGTCCAGCTCTTCGGGCGGGAGGCGAGGACCGCCCTCGACTTCGATCACGCGAACCGGGCGCTGCTGACCGCGAACGTGAACAGCGTGCGGTGGTTTTCGCTGTTCATGCCGACGGTCGCGGTGCTGGGGCAGGTCGCCGTCGCGCTCGTGCTGTACTTCGCGGCGCGGCAGATTCTGGGGGCCGAGACTCTGGGCGGGGCGGTGGCGGGCGCGGTTACGGTGGGCACCCTCTTCGCCTTCGTGCAGTGGACGCAGCAACTCTTCCAGCCTATCCAGGACCTCGCGGACGTGTTCAACAACCTCCAGGCGGCGATGGCGAGCAGCGAGCGCATTTTCGGGGTCCTCGACACGGAAGAGGAGATCACCGACCAGCCGGACGCGAAGAGGCTGGGGAACTTCGAGGGCCGGGTGGCCTTCGAGGGCGTGTGGTTCGCCTACGACCAGGCGGTCACGAGGGACACGCCCGACAGCGACGACCGCTGGATTCTGCGCGGCATCGACCTCCACATCCAGCCCGGCGAGAGCGTGGCCCTCGTCGGCGCGACGGGCGCGGGCAAGACGAGCGTGACGGCCCTCGTGAGCCGCTTCTACGACGTGCAGCGCGGGGCGGTGAAGGTGGACGGGACCGACGTGCGGGGCCTCGCGCAGCACGACCTGCGCAAGCACGTCGGCGTCGTCTTGCAGGACGTGTTTCTCTTCGCGGGGACCATCGAGAGCAACCTGACGCTGGGCAACGCCGACATTCCCCACGGGCGGGTGGTGGAGGCGTGCAAGTACGTCGGCGTGCACGACTACATCGTCTCGTTGCCGGAAGGGTACGACACCGAGGTCCGCGAGCGCGGCGCGACCCTCTCGACCGGGCAAAAGCAGCTCCTCGCCTTCGCGCGGGCGCTGATCCAGAACCCCGACATCCTGCTCGTGCTCGACGAGGCGACCGCGAACGTGGACACCGAGGCCGAGCTGCGCATCCAGCAGGCCCTCCAGAAGGTGATGCTGGGCCGCACGAGCATCATCATCGCCCACCGCTTATCGACCATCGAGCACTGCGACCGCATCGTCGTGATGCGCCGGGGCAAGATCGTGGAACAGGGAAGTCACCGCGAATTGCTCGCCCGGGGCGGGTACTACGCGCGACTCCACAGGTTGCAATACGCGCAGGGAGACGCGGCGGACTGAGGCGCCAGGGAGAAAGCAGAAGGTGAGGGACGGTGGGGGAGACCTCGCTGCCCCTGTTCCTGTGGTGAACCATGACCGTCCGCTGACACGCCAGTGACGCCCGCCTGACAGTCCCCCCCGACACTGGCGGCATGAAGACTTTCCTCCTGGGCCTCGCCCTGGTGACGACCGGAAGTGCCGCCGCGCAGACCGCCCTCACGGGCGCGGGCGCGAGCTTCCCCTATCCGCTGTACTCCAAGATGTTCGCCGAGTACAGGGAAACCACCGGCGTCACCGTCAACTACCAGTCGGTCGGCAGCGGAGCGGGGCAAAAGCAGATCGTCGAGCGCACCGTGGACTTCGCGGGCTCGGACAACCCCATGAGCGACGAGGCGATGAGGGCCGCGCCAGCCAAACTTCTCCATATCCCCACCGCCATCGGCGCGGTCGTGCCCGCCTACAACGTTCCCGGCGTGACCCAGCCGCTGAGGTTCACGGGGCGGGTCCTGGCCGACATCTACCTCGGCAAGATCAGGACCTGGAACGACAGGGCCATCACGGCGCTCAACCCCGGCGTGACCATCCCGCCCCTGCCCGTCACCGTGGCGCGGCGCAGCGACGGCTCGGGCACGACGTACGTGTTCTCGGATTACCTCGGCAAGGTCAGCCCTGAGTGGAAGAGCAAGGTCGGCGTGGGCAACTCCCTTCAGTGGCCGGTGGGCACCGGGGCGCGCGGGAACGACGGGGTGGCGGGCGTGGTCAAGAGCACGCCGGGCGCCATCGGGTACGTCGAACTGGTGTACGCCAAGCAGAACAAGCTCCCGTACGGCAGCGTGCAAAACCGCGCCGGAAATTTTGTGCTCGCCGACAACGGTCCAGCCGCCGCCGCCGCGCAGGGCGTGGTGATCCCGGCGGACACCCGCGTGAGCCTGACGAACAGCGCGAACGCGGCGGCCTATCCCATCACCAGCTTCACCTACGTGATCTTCTACCAGGACCAGAAGTACGGCAACCGCAGCGAGGCGCAGGGCCGGGCGCTCAAGAACCTGCTCGGCTGGATGACGACCACCGGGCAGCAGTACAACGAGGCGCTCGACTACGCGCGGCTGCCCGCCAACGTGTCGAGCAAGGTCAGGGGCCTCCTGAACTCGATGACCTACGGCGGCAAAAAGCTCTGAACGCAAGACCTCCACGCGGGCGGCCCGGAGGGTGGGGCCGCCCATGCCCTTGAGGGCGCCCGCCCGGCTCCTGGCCGCCTGACCTCGGGCTGACACCCGGCGTGTGAACTGAGGCTCGCCCGCCTGCGCGAGGTCAACCCCACCATGAGTGAATCTGCCCGCCGACCATCCGTCCGCCCGGCCCGGAGCGCCGCCCTCTCCAGCGGGGGCGACCGCGTGTTCCGGGGATTGATCCTGGCGCTCGCCTCCGTCATCGCGCTCGTCTTCGTGCTCAGCGTCTACCAGCTTGCCCGGGAGTCGTGGCCCGCCCTCCAGACCTTCGGGTGGCGCTTTTTCACCGAGCGCACCTGGAACCCGGTCGAGGGGGCCTTTGGTGCCGTCAGCATGATCGTCGGCACGCTCGTCACCAGCCTCGCGGCCCTCGCCATCAGCGTTCCCCTGGCGGTGGCCAGCGCCCTGTTCGTGGCCGAGTACGCGCCGAAGTGGCTGGCGCAGCCCGTGGGCTACCTGATCGAGCTGCTCGCCGCCGTGCCCAGCGTGGTGTACGGGCTGTGGGCGCTCTTCGTCATCGCGCCGGTCCTGGGCCGCTGGCAGACCGCCTACTTCCTCGACCCGGCGAACCTGCCCACGATCACCCGCTGCAACGAGCTGTGGGCGCAGGGCCAGACGACCCTCCAGTGCTTCTTCGTGCCGCCGGGTGCGGGGGGACGCGGGCTGGCGCTCGCCATCATCATCCTGACCGTGATGATCTTGCCGTACACCGCCAGCGTGGCGCGCGACGTGATCCGGCTCGTCCCCGCCGATCAGCGGGAGGCGATGTACGCGCTCGGGGCGACGAAATGGGAGGTCATCTCGCGCGCCATCTTGCCCTACGCCCGCGCCGGGATTCTGGGCGGCGTGATCCTCGCGCTGGGCCGGGCGCTGGGTGAGACGCTGGCGGTGGCGATGGTGATCGGGGACAGCCAGGAGGTCATCAGGAGCCTGTGGGGCGGCGCGAGCACGATGGCCTCCGTGATCGCCAACCAGTTCGGCGACGCGCAGGAGCGGCTGCACCGTTCGAGCGTGGTGGCGCTGGGATTGACCCTCTTCTTCCTGAGCGTGGTCGTGAACTTCGCCGCCCGCCTCATCATCGCGCGCCTGACGCCCAAGGGCATCCAGTGATGCGGGCCGCGACGGCGACCCCCGCCCGTCCCCGCGCCCGGCTCAGCCCGGCCCGGCGGGTGAAGAACCTCCTGATGGGCGCCCTGATCCTGCTCGCCACGGTGATTGTCGTGGCGCCCCTGATCCTGATCTTCGTGTACCTGCTGCGCGAGGGGCTGGGGGCGATGAACCTGGCGTTCTTCACCCGCACGCCCGCGCCGGAGGGCGAGGCAGGAGGCGGCCTCCTGAACGCGATCACCGGCAGCCTGATGATGCTGGCGATGGCGAGCGTGATCGGTGTGGGGGTCGGCGTGGCGGGGGGCATCTTCCTCGCCGAGTACCCGCGTCACCCGCTGATGCCGACCATCCGGATGCTCAGCGACGTGCTCGCCGGGATTCCCGCCATCGTGATGGGGCTGGTCGCCTACGGATTGATCGTGCTCGCCTTCGGTTTCTCGGGGATTGCCGGGGCGCTGGCCCTGGGCTTCCTGATGATTCCCATCGTCGTGCGGACGACCGAGGAGGTGCTCAAGCTCGTGCCCCTCACCGTGCGGGAAGCCGGGCTGGCGCTGGGGTTGCCCCAGTGGCTCGTCATCCTGCGAATCGTGCTGCCCGCCGCCGCCGGGGGGATCGTCACGGGCGTGATGCTGGCCCTGGCCCGCGTCGCCGGGGAGGCCGCACCGCTGCTGTTCACCGCCTTCGGCAACGTCAGCGTCAACCTCGACCCCACCAAACCGATGAGCGCGCTGCCCCTGGAAATCTACCGGGGCGCCACGAGCGCCTACGACGAGAACCAGCGCCTCGCCAAGGCCGGTGCGCTCCTCCTCATCACCCTGATCTTCCTCACCAGCCTGCTGGCCCGCTGGGCGAGCCGACGCCGGTAGGGAGGCCTCAGCCGTCAGCATCAGGAGTTCGTTTCTGCTGAACGCTGACGGCTGATGGCCCGAAGTCCCCACCCTTCAAGGAGCCCTTGAACCCATGTCCCTCCTTCTCAGCGCGCAAGACGTGAGCATCTACTACGGCGACAAACAGGCCGTGCGGGGCGTCCACCTCGACGTTCAGCGCGGCACCGTGAACGCCCTGATCGGCCCGAGCGGCTGCGGCAAGACGACCTTTCTGCGGGCGATCAACCGGATGCACGACCTGACGCCCGGGGCGCGCGTGACTGGGCAGATCACCCTCGACGGCGAGGACGTGTACGGGCCCGGCGTGGACCCGGTGACCATGCGCCGCCGGGTCGGCATGGTGTTCCAGAAGCCCAACCCCTTTCCCACCATGAGCGTGCTCGACAACGTGCTGAGCGGCCTCAAGCTCGCAGGCGTGCGCGACAAGGGGCGGCTGATGGAGGTCGCCGAACGCTCGCTGCGGGGGGCGGCGCTCTGGGAGGAGGTCAAAGACCGCCTGAAGATGCCCGCGACCGGCCTGTCCGGCGGTCAACAGCAGCGGCTGTGCATCGCGCGGGCGCTGGCGGTCGAGCCCGAAATCCTGCTGATGGACGAGCCGACCTCGGCGCTCGACCCGGCGAGCACGGCGAAGATCGAGGACCTGATGACGGACCTCAAAAAGGTCACGACCATCATCATCGTGACCCACAACATGCACCAGGCGGCGCGGGTGTCGGACACGACCTCATTTTTCCTCAACGGCGACCTCGTGGAGCACGGCGTGACGAGTCAGGTCTTCACCTCCCCGCGCGACGACCGGACGGAAGCCTACGTGACCGGGCGCTTCGGCTAAGCGTTTCCTCGCGGTCCCTGCGTCCCCCGCCATCCGCGCGGGGGTTGCCTGCGCCCTCACGGGACCTGACCCCGCCCTCACAAGGGGCTACCATACTCCCGGGGATGACGAACGGCGAGGCGAGCACGGCGCACCTGACGGCGCGGTTCCTGCGGATGCTCAGCATCGCGCTGGAGGAACTCGACGCCGTGCGGGACGCCTCCGGGCGGGCGGAGTACGCGGGGCTCGCCGCCCGCGCGGGGGAACTGGAGCGCGAGACCGACCTGTTGGAGCGCGAGATCGAAGACGCCTGCCTCGCCGCCTTCGCGCAGCCGCTCACGCCGGAGGAACTCGCCTTCCACCTGATGGTCTTTCGCAGCCTGACCAACCTGGAGCGGGTCGGAGACTACGCCCTGCGGGTGGCGCGCGACCTCGAACACCTCGCTCCCCGCACCCGCAGCGCCACCTTGCAGGACGTGCTTCCGCTCGTGAATCTGCTCGTCACGATGGTCGAGCGCCTCGCCTACGCCTTCGCCGAGCGCGACGTGGAGGCCGCCCGCGAGGTGATGCGCCTCGACGCCGAGGAGGTGGACGCCCTGTACGAGCAGATGACCCGCGCGAGCGTGACCCGGTTGCTGGAGCGTCCCGATGACACGGAGGTCGCCCTCACCGCCGGACGGATGGCCCGCAGCCTGGAGCGGCTGGGCGACCACCTCGTCAACGTGGCCGAGCGGCTGGAGGCGCTGGTGCTGCGCGGCGGGGTCCGGGTCGAGGAGATGCGGGCGGGCTGAGGCGAGGTCCAGGCGGCGGGGGCCCGTCGTACACTGCCCCCCCTGACCACTCTGCACCCTCGGGCGGACGAGCTGCCGCGCTGGCGCACCGACGATCTGTACGCGGGCCTGAACGACCCCCGCCTCACCGCCGACCTCGCGGAGCTGCGTGCCCGGGTGGCGGCGCTGGAGACCACCTTCGACGAGCTGGGCGTGCGCAAGGGCGGCTCCGTGGCGACGCCGGAGGCGGTGGAGCGGGTGCTCGGCGGGCTCAACGAGGTCGGCGCGCTCGTCTCTCGCCTGCGCGGTTTCATCGCCGCCTTCGTGACGACCGACAGCCGCGACT
This window contains:
- a CDS encoding GTP-binding protein, translated to MAKGTFERTKPHVNVGTIGHVDHGKTTLTAAITFTAAAADPTVEKLAYDQIDKAPEEKARGITINTAHVEYNTPTRHYSHVD
- a CDS encoding ABC transporter ATP-binding protein, with translation MDSLRTLWPYLRLHTRQYVIGLLAVIVANAVNLLPYYFIRLTIDGLTGATDASPGTAGVTLGQVGLYALGIVLAAATAGALMLVMRRQIVVASRQTEYEIRRDIYGNLQTLDKAYYDRARTGDLMNRLTGDLSAVREMLGFGAWQIVNIVSGFATAFAVMFGLSWQLTLIVLAVLPVIVGILFYLARQINKRHTLVQEQNSLIAAKAQENFSGARVVKGYAIEDREVADYRAMNLELLRRNISLAKVDGPLRAFMSLLIGFAFALILLVGGRLILSPAEGGSFTVGMFVQFVGTLERLTWPMLMVGWITGVTQRGLASWLRLRELLEARPKVYDERGRTETGIRTLRGDVGFENVSLRYGDRTVLDRVNLHIPAGTFVGITGPTGSGKTVLAGLITRSMDPADGVVRLDGHDVRTIPLRTLRENIAVVPQEPFLFSDTIANNIGFGLEGRDLPAIPTGVSVVTTPPPPELPQQPDLDRVREAARLAGLAGDVEGFPQGYDTMLGERGVTLSGGQRQRTAIARAIVREPRILILDDSLSAVDTETERRILDGLREVSRGRTVLLIGHRVSTLRHADQIVVLDEGRVVEQGTHDDLLARGGHYAELERLQRLASDLDAEDQPIRDPEVAAADLERQPQEAVK
- a CDS encoding ABC transporter ATP-binding protein; this translates as MTQPDTLDVTQKGFDARLTRRIFVYLRPYVGLVVLGVVLALLIAVAQPLFGLIQRHAIDAYLLPFERDRTVNADALYRGLTLAALGYMALKVVEFVLQYGFTLAIGYLGQNVLRDIRADVFGKLQRLHLAYFDQNPVGRLITRVTSDVDAINQFITGGLVSLIQSAFLITAYVVIMLRVNWQLALISFAVLPVLYFATNFFRTRLRDAFRATRAQQAFVNTRLNENITGMLTVQLFGREARTALDFDHANRALLTANVNSVRWFSLFMPTVAVLGQVAVALVLYFAARQILGAETLGGAVAGAVTVGTLFAFVQWTQQLFQPIQDLADVFNNLQAAMASSERIFGVLDTEEEITDQPDAKRLGNFEGRVAFEGVWFAYDQAVTRDTPDSDDRWILRGIDLHIQPGESVALVGATGAGKTSVTALVSRFYDVQRGAVKVDGTDVRGLAQHDLRKHVGVVLQDVFLFAGTIESNLTLGNADIPHGRVVEACKYVGVHDYIVSLPEGYDTEVRERGATLSTGQKQLLAFARALIQNPDILLVLDEATANVDTEAELRIQQALQKVMLGRTSIIIAHRLSTIEHCDRIVVMRRGKIVEQGSHRELLARGGYYARLHRLQYAQGDAAD
- the pstS gene encoding phosphate ABC transporter substrate-binding protein PstS — translated: MKTFLLGLALVTTGSAAAQTALTGAGASFPYPLYSKMFAEYRETTGVTVNYQSVGSGAGQKQIVERTVDFAGSDNPMSDEAMRAAPAKLLHIPTAIGAVVPAYNVPGVTQPLRFTGRVLADIYLGKIRTWNDRAITALNPGVTIPPLPVTVARRSDGSGTTYVFSDYLGKVSPEWKSKVGVGNSLQWPVGTGARGNDGVAGVVKSTPGAIGYVELVYAKQNKLPYGSVQNRAGNFVLADNGPAAAAAQGVVIPADTRVSLTNSANAAAYPITSFTYVIFYQDQKYGNRSEAQGRALKNLLGWMTTTGQQYNEALDYARLPANVSSKVRGLLNSMTYGGKKL
- the pstC gene encoding phosphate ABC transporter permease subunit PstC yields the protein MSESARRPSVRPARSAALSSGGDRVFRGLILALASVIALVFVLSVYQLARESWPALQTFGWRFFTERTWNPVEGAFGAVSMIVGTLVTSLAALAISVPLAVASALFVAEYAPKWLAQPVGYLIELLAAVPSVVYGLWALFVIAPVLGRWQTAYFLDPANLPTITRCNELWAQGQTTLQCFFVPPGAGGRGLALAIIILTVMILPYTASVARDVIRLVPADQREAMYALGATKWEVISRAILPYARAGILGGVILALGRALGETLAVAMVIGDSQEVIRSLWGGASTMASVIANQFGDAQERLHRSSVVALGLTLFFLSVVVNFAARLIIARLTPKGIQ
- the pstA gene encoding phosphate ABC transporter permease PstA; translation: MRAATATPARPRARLSPARRVKNLLMGALILLATVIVVAPLILIFVYLLREGLGAMNLAFFTRTPAPEGEAGGGLLNAITGSLMMLAMASVIGVGVGVAGGIFLAEYPRHPLMPTIRMLSDVLAGIPAIVMGLVAYGLIVLAFGFSGIAGALALGFLMIPIVVRTTEEVLKLVPLTVREAGLALGLPQWLVILRIVLPAAAGGIVTGVMLALARVAGEAAPLLFTAFGNVSVNLDPTKPMSALPLEIYRGATSAYDENQRLAKAGALLLITLIFLTSLLARWASRRR
- the pstB gene encoding phosphate ABC transporter ATP-binding protein PstB encodes the protein MSLLLSAQDVSIYYGDKQAVRGVHLDVQRGTVNALIGPSGCGKTTFLRAINRMHDLTPGARVTGQITLDGEDVYGPGVDPVTMRRRVGMVFQKPNPFPTMSVLDNVLSGLKLAGVRDKGRLMEVAERSLRGAALWEEVKDRLKMPATGLSGGQQQRLCIARALAVEPEILLMDEPTSALDPASTAKIEDLMTDLKKVTTIIIVTHNMHQAARVSDTTSFFLNGDLVEHGVTSQVFTSPRDDRTEAYVTGRFG
- a CDS encoding phosphate signaling complex PhoU family protein; the encoded protein is MTNGEASTAHLTARFLRMLSIALEELDAVRDASGRAEYAGLAARAGELERETDLLEREIEDACLAAFAQPLTPEELAFHLMVFRSLTNLERVGDYALRVARDLEHLAPRTRSATLQDVLPLVNLLVTMVERLAYAFAERDVEAAREVMRLDAEEVDALYEQMTRASVTRLLERPDDTEVALTAGRMARSLERLGDHLVNVAERLEALVLRGGVRVEEMRAG